The Amycolatopsis mongoliensis genome includes a window with the following:
- a CDS encoding MCE family protein: MRTLRRRLLGLLLIAVMVGGVALSIALYDKAFTPVVTVKLQADKIGNQLIKQSDVKVRGLIVGSVQDIVATDHGAELTLALKPESAKLIPENVSARFLPKTLFGERFVSLEIPQQPSSKTLASGDVIPQDRTSSAVELEQAFSHLMPVLQAVQPQKLSATLTAISTALQGRGDQLGDTLTQLGTYIGELNPHEPELQHNLKALAEFSDHLKDSAPDLVQSLDNLSTTTRTVVDERQNLSNLYGSLTQASVDLQTFLQNNKENIISLADTARPTAELLAKYAPEYPCVIRQMADNVPLIDQALGKGTDKPGLHATIEIIVPRAPYEAGKEEPRFEDKRGPRCYDMKDIPKPFPSEPPDGAFQDGTKHQTAPKTVGDGLNPAKFKADAAGGNGSGAGDSAGQLAYSTAEQGFLADLLGPQLGMNASDVPGWSALLVGPLYRGAEVTVK, encoded by the coding sequence ATGAGGACGCTCCGACGCAGGCTGCTCGGCCTGCTGCTCATCGCCGTGATGGTCGGCGGGGTGGCGCTGTCCATCGCGCTCTACGACAAGGCGTTCACGCCCGTCGTCACGGTCAAGCTGCAGGCCGACAAGATCGGCAACCAGCTGATCAAGCAGTCCGACGTCAAGGTGCGCGGGCTGATCGTCGGGTCCGTCCAGGACATCGTCGCCACCGACCACGGCGCGGAGCTGACCCTCGCGCTCAAGCCGGAGTCGGCGAAGCTGATCCCGGAGAACGTCTCGGCGCGGTTCCTGCCGAAGACGCTCTTCGGCGAGCGGTTCGTCTCGCTGGAGATCCCGCAGCAGCCGTCGTCGAAGACCCTGGCCAGCGGGGACGTCATCCCGCAGGACCGCACGTCCAGCGCGGTCGAGCTGGAGCAGGCGTTCTCCCACCTGATGCCGGTGCTGCAGGCGGTGCAGCCGCAGAAGCTGTCGGCGACGCTCACCGCGATCTCGACCGCGCTGCAGGGCCGCGGCGACCAGCTCGGCGACACGCTGACGCAGCTGGGCACCTACATCGGCGAGCTGAACCCGCACGAGCCGGAGCTGCAGCACAACCTGAAGGCGCTCGCGGAGTTCTCCGACCACCTCAAGGACTCGGCGCCGGACCTGGTGCAGAGCCTGGACAACCTGAGCACGACGACCCGGACCGTGGTCGACGAGCGGCAGAACCTGTCGAACCTCTACGGCAGCCTGACCCAGGCGTCGGTGGACCTGCAGACGTTCCTGCAGAACAACAAGGAGAACATCATCTCCCTCGCCGACACCGCCCGGCCGACGGCCGAGCTGCTGGCGAAGTACGCGCCGGAGTACCCCTGCGTGATCCGCCAGATGGCCGACAACGTCCCGCTGATCGACCAGGCGCTGGGCAAGGGCACCGACAAGCCCGGCCTGCACGCCACGATCGAGATCATCGTGCCGCGCGCGCCGTACGAAGCCGGCAAGGAGGAGCCGCGGTTCGAGGACAAGCGCGGCCCGCGGTGCTACGACATGAAGGACATCCCGAAGCCGTTCCCGTCGGAGCCGCCGGACGGCGCGTTCCAGGACGGCACCAAGCACCAGACCGCGCCCAAGACGGTCGGCGACGGCCTCAACCCGGCGAAGTTCAAGGCCGACGCGGCCGGCGGCAATGGGAGCGGAGCCGGTGACAGCGCTGGTCAACTTGCCTACTCGACGGCGGAACAGGGCTTCCTGGCCGATCTGCTCGGCCCGCAGCTGGGCATGAACGCGTCGGACGTCCCGGGCTGGAGCGCCCTGCTCGTCGGCCCGCTGTACCGGGGCGCGGAGGTGACGGTCAAGTGA
- a CDS encoding MlaE family ABC transporter permease, with protein MTFLQGAKRVANRPLQTLDTLGDQMSFYGRALLWTPRTLRRYTKEVLRLLAEVSFGSGSLAVIGGTVGVMVGLTLFTGVLVGLQGYSALNSIGTSAFTGFLTAFFNTREIAPLVAGLALSATVGAGFTAQLGAMRISEEIDALEVMGVPSLPYLVTTRIIAGFVAVIPLYIIGLLSSYLASRLVVIYIYNQSAGTYDHYFDLFLPPQDVLYSFIKVLLFSVLIILSHCYFGYRATGGPAGVGVAVGKAVRLSIVTVSIMNFFIGFAIWGTDVTVRIAG; from the coding sequence ATGACGTTCCTCCAGGGCGCGAAACGCGTCGCCAACCGTCCGTTGCAGACGCTGGACACCCTCGGTGACCAGATGTCGTTCTACGGCCGCGCGCTGCTGTGGACGCCGCGGACGCTGCGCCGCTACACGAAGGAAGTCCTCCGGCTGCTGGCCGAGGTGAGCTTCGGGTCCGGCTCGCTCGCGGTCATCGGCGGCACGGTCGGCGTGATGGTCGGCCTGACGCTGTTCACCGGTGTCCTCGTCGGCCTCCAGGGCTACTCGGCGCTGAACTCGATCGGGACGTCGGCCTTCACCGGCTTCCTGACCGCGTTCTTCAACACGCGCGAGATCGCGCCGCTGGTCGCCGGGCTCGCCCTGAGCGCCACCGTCGGTGCCGGGTTCACCGCGCAGCTGGGCGCGATGCGGATCTCCGAGGAGATCGACGCGCTGGAAGTCATGGGCGTGCCGAGCCTGCCGTACCTGGTGACGACGCGGATCATCGCCGGCTTCGTGGCGGTCATCCCGCTCTACATCATCGGCCTGCTGAGCTCGTACCTCGCGTCACGACTGGTCGTCATCTACATCTACAACCAGTCGGCCGGTACTTACGACCACTACTTCGACCTGTTCTTACCCCCGCAGGACGTGCTCTATTCGTTCATCAAGGTGCTGCTCTTCAGCGTCTTGATCATCCTGTCGCACTGCTACTTCGGGTACCGGGCGACCGGCGGCCCGGCGGGTGTCGGCGTCGCGGTCGGCAAGGCCGTGCGGCTCTCCATCGTCACGGTGTCGATCATGAACTTCTTCATCGGGTTCGCCATCTGGGGAACCGACGTCACGGTAAGGATCGCGGGATGA
- a CDS encoding MlaE family ABC transporter permease, which translates to MLRETGNLFALGLDIIRGLFQRPFQLREFIQQSWFIASVTILPTALVAIPFGAVISLQFGSLARQLGAQSYTGAGSVLATVQQASPLVTALLVAGAGGSAVCADIGARTIREEIAAMEVLGVSAVQRLIVPRTLAMMLVALLLNGMVSVIGVLGGYFFNVVLQGGTPGAYLASFSALAQLPDLWVGELKALIFGFIAAVVASYRGLNPSGGPKGVGDAVNQSVVITFLMLFVVNFVITLIYLQIVPGKLD; encoded by the coding sequence ATGCTCCGCGAAACCGGGAACCTGTTCGCTCTCGGCCTGGACATCATCCGCGGCCTGTTCCAACGCCCGTTCCAGCTGCGGGAGTTCATCCAGCAGTCGTGGTTCATCGCGAGCGTGACCATCCTGCCGACGGCCCTGGTGGCGATCCCGTTCGGCGCGGTCATCTCGCTGCAGTTCGGCTCGCTCGCCCGCCAGCTGGGCGCGCAGTCCTACACCGGCGCGGGCTCCGTGCTCGCCACCGTGCAGCAGGCCAGTCCGCTGGTCACCGCGCTGCTGGTGGCGGGCGCGGGCGGCTCCGCCGTCTGCGCCGACATCGGTGCGCGGACGATCCGCGAGGAGATCGCCGCGATGGAGGTGCTCGGCGTCTCCGCGGTGCAGCGGCTGATCGTGCCGCGCACCCTCGCGATGATGCTGGTCGCGCTGCTGCTCAACGGCATGGTCAGCGTCATCGGTGTGCTGGGCGGCTACTTCTTCAACGTCGTGCTGCAGGGCGGGACGCCGGGTGCGTACCTGGCGAGCTTCTCCGCCCTCGCGCAGCTGCCCGACCTCTGGGTCGGTGAGCTCAAGGCGCTGATCTTCGGGTTCATCGCCGCCGTCGTCGCGTCCTACCGGGGCTTGAACCCGTCCGGCGGCCCGAAGGGCGTCGGGGACGCGGTGAACCAGTCGGTGGTCATCACGTTCCTCATGCTGTTCGTCGTGAACTTCGTGATCACCCTGATCTACCTGCAGATCGTGCCCGGAAAGCTGGACTAG
- a CDS encoding ABC transporter ATP-binding protein has translation MGAEVVIEGLTKSFGKQAIWRDVTLTLPPGEVSAMLGPSGTGKSVFLKSMIGLLKPDRGRCVINGVDIVTCSEHKLYEIRKLFGVLFQDGALFGSMNLYDNVAFPLREHTKKSETEIRRIVLEKLDMTGLNGADKKLPGEISGGMRKRAGLARALVLDPEIILVDEPDSGLDPVRTTYISQLFLDVNAQIDATFLIVTHNINLARTVPDNLGMLFRKELVMFGPREVLLTSEEPVVKQFLNGKMQGPIGMSEEKDSAQMAAEQAMFDAGHHAGGVEDISGVPPQMQTTPGVPQRMGAVRRKDRVMEIMHRLPEAAQQGIIASLSPEEQRHYGVSPRQVAQAQQQQQQQVPAGARQGDGVPNQHHGQLPADQVARIPGGQPPRPGARRMPPPPNNGPGGR, from the coding sequence ATGGGTGCCGAGGTGGTCATCGAAGGTCTGACCAAGTCCTTCGGTAAGCAGGCCATCTGGCGGGACGTCACGTTGACACTGCCCCCGGGCGAAGTGTCGGCGATGCTCGGCCCGTCGGGAACCGGCAAGTCGGTCTTCCTCAAGTCGATGATCGGGCTGCTCAAGCCCGACCGCGGCCGCTGTGTGATCAACGGGGTGGACATCGTCACCTGCTCCGAGCACAAGCTGTACGAGATCCGGAAGCTCTTCGGCGTCCTCTTCCAGGACGGCGCGCTGTTCGGCTCGATGAACCTCTACGACAACGTCGCCTTCCCGCTGCGCGAGCACACGAAGAAGTCCGAGACGGAAATCCGCCGGATCGTCCTCGAGAAGCTCGACATGACCGGCCTGAACGGTGCCGACAAGAAGCTGCCCGGCGAGATCTCCGGCGGTATGCGCAAGCGCGCCGGCCTCGCCCGCGCCCTGGTGCTGGACCCGGAGATCATCCTGGTCGACGAGCCGGACTCGGGTCTCGACCCGGTCCGCACCACCTACATCTCGCAGCTGTTCCTCGACGTGAACGCGCAGATCGACGCGACGTTCCTGATCGTCACGCACAACATCAACCTGGCCCGCACGGTGCCGGACAACCTGGGCATGCTCTTCCGCAAGGAACTGGTCATGTTCGGCCCGCGCGAGGTGCTGCTGACCAGCGAAGAGCCGGTCGTCAAGCAGTTCCTCAACGGCAAGATGCAGGGCCCGATCGGCATGTCCGAGGAGAAGGACAGCGCCCAGATGGCCGCCGAGCAGGCGATGTTCGACGCCGGGCACCACGCGGGCGGGGTCGAGGACATCTCCGGGGTGCCGCCGCAGATGCAGACGACGCCGGGCGTGCCGCAGCGGATGGGCGCGGTGCGCCGCAAGGACCGCGTCATGGAGATCATGCACCGGCTGCCCGAGGCCGCCCAGCAGGGCATCATCGCCTCGCTGAGCCCGGAGGAGCAGCGCCACTACGGCGTCAGCCCGCGGCAGGTCGCCCAGGCTCAGCAGCAGCAACAGCAGCAGGTCCCGGCGGGCGCCCGGCAGGGTGACGGCGTCCCGAACCAGCACCACGGCCAGCTGCCCGCCGACCAGGTCGCGCGGATCCCCGGCGGCCAGCCGCCGAGACCCGGCGCCCGGCGCATGCCCCCGCCGCCGAACAACGGGCCAGGTGGCCGGTGA
- the rplL gene encoding 50S ribosomal protein L7/L12: protein MAKLSTAELIDAFKELTLLELSEFVKEFEEVFDVTAAAPVAVAAAGPVGAAAPAAEEQDEFDVVLEGAGDKKIQVIKVVREVVSGLGLKEAKELVEAAPKALLEKVDKEAAEAAKEKLEAAGAKISIK from the coding sequence ATGGCGAAGCTGAGCACCGCCGAGCTGATCGACGCCTTCAAGGAGCTGACCCTCCTCGAGCTGTCCGAGTTCGTGAAGGAGTTCGAAGAGGTCTTCGACGTGACCGCCGCCGCGCCGGTCGCCGTCGCCGCCGCCGGCCCGGTCGGCGCCGCTGCCCCGGCCGCCGAGGAGCAGGACGAGTTCGACGTCGTCCTCGAGGGCGCCGGCGACAAGAAGATCCAGGTCATCAAGGTCGTCCGCGAGGTCGTCTCCGGTCTGGGCCTGAAGGAGGCCAAGGAGCTGGTCGAGGCCGCTCCCAAGGCCCTCCTGGAGAAGGTCGACAAGGAGGCCGCCGAGGCCGCCAAGGAGAAGCTCGAGGCCGCGGGCGCCAAGATCTCCATCAAGTGA
- the rplJ gene encoding 50S ribosomal protein L10 — protein MAKPDKVAAVAEIAESFRTSSATVVTQYTGLSVSQLSQLRRALGTSAKYRVAKNTLVKRAAEDAGVTGLEDLFVGATAIAFVEGEAVDAAKALRDFAKDNNALVIKGGYMDGKALSVDEINRIADLDSREVLLAKAAGAFKAKLSQAAALFQAPASQVARLAAALEEKQRNATGTEAAEAPAES, from the coding sequence ATGGCGAAGCCCGACAAGGTGGCGGCCGTCGCCGAGATCGCGGAGAGCTTCCGCACCAGCTCGGCCACCGTCGTTACCCAGTACACCGGCCTCTCCGTGTCCCAGCTGTCCCAGCTGCGCCGCGCTCTCGGCACCAGTGCCAAGTACCGGGTCGCGAAGAACACCCTCGTCAAGCGTGCCGCGGAAGACGCGGGCGTCACGGGGCTCGAGGACCTGTTCGTCGGCGCGACCGCCATCGCCTTCGTCGAGGGTGAGGCTGTCGACGCCGCCAAGGCGCTTCGCGACTTCGCGAAGGACAACAACGCGCTTGTGATCAAGGGCGGCTACATGGACGGCAAAGCGCTGTCCGTGGACGAGATCAACCGGATCGCCGATCTCGACAGCCGTGAGGTCCTGCTCGCCAAGGCGGCGGGCGCGTTCAAGGCGAAGCTGTCCCAGGCCGCCGCGCTGTTCCAGGCGCCGGCGTCCCAGGTCGCCCGCCTGGCTGCCGCGCTGGAGGAGAAGCAGCGCAACGCCACCGGTACCGAAGCAGCCGAAGCACCCGCCGAGAGCTGA
- a CDS encoding alpha/beta fold hydrolase, translating into MPTFASFDGLRLNYTVWEGAAAHRPVLLQHGFAADTNANWISTGVVAALREAGLTVISLDARGHGRSEKPHDESRYTGDSMARDVSALLDELGLDEVSLVGYSMGAIIALAATAADKRIRCLATGGVGSGIVDFGGVDLRVVKPAEIASALLAEDPSTVPPSGVPFRLLADAVGGDRRALAAVALASQEGSLNLSAIGVPTLVLAGDQDLLAAEPERLAAAIAGARMVRIPGDHMTAVMSPAFSEALVAFLTAPHPR; encoded by the coding sequence ATGCCGACTTTCGCGTCGTTCGACGGGCTCCGGTTGAACTACACCGTGTGGGAGGGCGCCGCCGCCCACCGCCCGGTGCTGCTCCAACACGGCTTCGCGGCCGACACGAACGCGAACTGGATCTCCACCGGCGTGGTCGCGGCGCTGCGCGAGGCCGGCCTCACGGTGATCTCCCTGGACGCCCGTGGCCACGGCCGTTCGGAGAAGCCCCACGATGAGTCCCGCTACACGGGCGACAGCATGGCGCGCGACGTTTCGGCGCTGCTCGACGAGCTGGGCCTGGACGAGGTGTCCCTGGTCGGCTACTCGATGGGCGCGATCATCGCCCTGGCGGCCACGGCGGCGGACAAGCGCATCCGTTGCCTGGCCACGGGCGGGGTGGGTTCGGGCATCGTCGACTTCGGCGGCGTCGACCTGCGGGTGGTGAAGCCGGCGGAGATCGCCTCGGCACTGCTGGCGGAGGACCCGTCGACGGTGCCGCCGTCCGGAGTGCCGTTCCGCCTGCTGGCCGACGCGGTCGGCGGGGACCGCCGGGCATTGGCGGCGGTGGCGCTGGCGTCCCAGGAGGGAAGCCTGAACCTCTCGGCGATCGGCGTCCCGACCCTGGTGCTGGCGGGCGACCAGGACCTGCTGGCAGCAGAGCCGGAGCGCCTCGCGGCAGCGATCGCGGGAGCCAGGATGGTCCGCATCCCGGGCGACCACATGACGGCGGTGATGTCCCCGGCGTTCTCGGAAGCGCTGGTGGCGTTCTTGACCGCGCCGCACCCCCGCTGA
- the rplA gene encoding 50S ribosomal protein L1, with protein MTKHSKAYRQAAELIDKARLYAPLDAAKLAKETSKTKMDATVEVAMRLGVDPRKADQMVRGTVNLPHGTGKTARVIVFAVGDKAAEAEAAGADAVGTDELIERIQGGWLDFDAAIATPDQMAKVGRIARILGPRGLMPNPKTGTVTPAVEKAVKDIKGGKINFRVDKQANLHLVIGKASFDTEKLVENYAAALDEILRAKPSSAKGRYLKKVTFTTTMGPGIPVDPLRTRNLLSEDANV; from the coding sequence ATGACCAAGCACAGCAAGGCTTACCGCCAGGCTGCGGAGCTGATCGACAAGGCGCGGCTGTACGCGCCCCTCGACGCGGCGAAGCTGGCGAAGGAGACCTCCAAGACCAAGATGGACGCGACCGTCGAGGTCGCGATGCGTCTCGGTGTGGACCCCCGCAAGGCCGACCAGATGGTCCGCGGCACCGTGAACCTGCCGCACGGCACCGGTAAGACCGCCCGCGTCATCGTCTTCGCCGTCGGCGACAAGGCCGCCGAGGCCGAGGCCGCCGGCGCGGACGCGGTCGGCACCGACGAGCTGATCGAGCGCATCCAGGGTGGCTGGCTCGACTTCGACGCCGCGATCGCGACGCCGGACCAGATGGCCAAGGTGGGCCGCATCGCCCGCATCCTCGGCCCGCGTGGCCTGATGCCGAACCCGAAGACCGGCACGGTGACCCCCGCGGTCGAGAAGGCCGTGAAGGACATCAAGGGCGGTAAGATCAACTTCCGCGTCGACAAGCAGGCCAACCTGCACCTGGTGATCGGCAAGGCTTCCTTCGACACGGAGAAGCTGGTCGAGAACTACGCCGCCGCGCTGGACGAGATCCTCCGCGCCAAGCCCTCGTCGGCGAAGGGCCGCTACCTGAAGAAGGTCACCTTCACCACGACGATGGGCCCGGGCATCCCGGTCGACCCGCTGCGGACCCGCAACCTCCTCTCCGAGGACGCGAACGTCTGA
- the rplK gene encoding 50S ribosomal protein L11 — MPPKKKKLAAIIKLQIKAGAANPAPPVGPALGQHGVNIMEFCKAYNAATESQRGDVVPVEISVYEDRSFDFKLKTPPAARLLLKAAGVEKGSGEPHKTKVAKVTWDQVREIAKTKETDLNAHDIDQAAKIIAGTARSMGITVVDA; from the coding sequence ATGCCACCCAAGAAGAAGAAGCTTGCGGCGATCATCAAGCTGCAGATCAAGGCGGGTGCGGCCAACCCCGCGCCCCCGGTCGGCCCGGCTCTGGGTCAGCACGGCGTCAACATCATGGAGTTCTGCAAGGCCTACAACGCCGCGACCGAGTCGCAGCGTGGGGACGTCGTCCCGGTCGAGATCTCCGTGTACGAGGACCGGTCGTTCGACTTCAAGCTGAAGACGCCGCCGGCCGCGCGCCTGCTGCTCAAGGCCGCTGGTGTCGAGAAGGGCTCCGGCGAGCCGCACAAGACCAAGGTCGCCAAGGTCACCTGGGACCAGGTCCGCGAGATCGCCAAGACCAAGGAGACCGACCTCAACGCGCACGACATCGACCAGGCGGCGAAGATCATCGCCGGCACTGCTCGGTCGATGGGCATCACGGTCGTCGACGCCTGA
- the nusG gene encoding transcription termination/antitermination protein NusG, which produces MTSDNGTSAGHELTELSDEQVHAALGDEESAHLEPVEVSDEVDEAASVDEGGDDVAVAEEEAAEPAADDEDPVARLRAELLAAPGEWYVVHSYAGYENKVKTNLETRTQTLDVEDYIFQIEVPTEEVTEIKNGQRKQVQRKVLPGYILVRMDLNDASWSAVRNTPGVTGFVGATSRPSPLTVDEVLKFLAPKVESEAPAKAGKGESTATAAPLGGPAVEVDFEIGESVTVMDGPFATLPATISEVNVDGQKLKVLVSIFGRETPVELSFNQVSKI; this is translated from the coding sequence GTGACCTCCGACAACGGCACATCAGCCGGTCACGAGCTGACCGAGCTTTCCGACGAGCAGGTGCACGCGGCACTCGGTGACGAGGAGTCCGCGCACCTCGAGCCCGTCGAGGTGTCCGACGAGGTCGACGAAGCCGCTTCAGTTGACGAGGGCGGCGACGACGTGGCGGTGGCCGAAGAAGAGGCCGCCGAACCCGCCGCGGACGACGAGGACCCGGTCGCCAGGCTGCGCGCCGAGCTGCTCGCCGCGCCCGGCGAGTGGTACGTCGTGCACTCCTACGCCGGGTACGAGAACAAGGTGAAGACCAACCTCGAGACCCGGACCCAGACCCTGGACGTCGAGGACTACATCTTCCAGATCGAGGTCCCGACCGAAGAGGTCACCGAGATCAAGAACGGCCAGCGCAAGCAGGTGCAGCGCAAGGTGCTGCCCGGCTACATCCTGGTCCGGATGGACCTGAACGACGCCTCGTGGAGCGCGGTGCGCAACACGCCGGGTGTCACCGGGTTCGTCGGCGCCACCTCGCGGCCGTCGCCGCTGACCGTGGACGAGGTCCTGAAGTTCCTCGCCCCGAAGGTCGAAAGCGAAGCCCCGGCGAAGGCCGGCAAGGGCGAGTCCACCGCGACCGCGGCCCCGCTCGGCGGCCCGGCCGTCGAGGTCGACTTCGAGATCGGCGAGTCGGTCACGGTCATGGACGGCCCGTTCGCCACGCTGCCGGCGACGATCTCCGAGGTCAACGTCGACGGGCAGAAGCTGAAGGTCCTGGTGTCGATCTTCGGCCGGGAGACCCCGGTCGAGCTGTCGTTCAACCAGGTCTCCAAGATCTGA
- the secE gene encoding preprotein translocase subunit SecE, whose amino-acid sequence MVVSDSDASGGEQEQDGTGRKPESPSRPVTAAARRERRATARPAGKSAARADDKTRPAGKSGEKSAPDAKGAPTPKRDQKPKKASVFARLIRFIREVWAELRKVIWPNRKQMVTYTAVVLAFVVFMVALVSVLDLAFKWGIGKIFG is encoded by the coding sequence GTGGTCGTGAGCGACAGCGACGCCAGCGGCGGCGAGCAGGAGCAGGACGGCACCGGGCGGAAGCCCGAGAGCCCGTCCCGTCCCGTCACAGCCGCTGCCCGGCGTGAGCGCCGTGCGACCGCTCGTCCGGCGGGCAAGTCCGCGGCACGTGCGGACGACAAGACCCGTCCGGCCGGGAAGTCGGGGGAGAAGTCCGCCCCCGACGCGAAGGGCGCTCCGACCCCGAAGCGGGACCAGAAGCCGAAGAAGGCGTCGGTGTTCGCGCGGCTGATCCGCTTCATCCGCGAGGTGTGGGCGGAGCTGCGCAAGGTCATCTGGCCGAACCGCAAGCAGATGGTCACCTACACCGCGGTCGTGCTGGCCTTCGTGGTGTTCATGGTGGCCCTGGTCAGCGTGCTCGATCTGGCATTCAAGTGGGGCATCGGCAAGATCTTCGGCTGA
- a CDS encoding TIGR03619 family F420-dependent LLM class oxidoreductase, producing the protein MTSNPGPATSVRRGPVSGTRLGLALPQYGALADPAAVARFATAAEDLGFGSLWVGDRILTPLEPSDLYPGGGTPEHPYPNEFETFADPFTTLATAAAVTRTVRLGMSALTGPVYSPVLLARALTSLDLASGGRLDVGLGLGWLREEYFATGVPWAGRGKRLDAVLDALEALWTGDPVEHEGPQWRIAPSTVGLRPAQDPRPPVLLGGFSPPALARVGRRADGWLAGWMPKQYLTGLWSVALEAAEKAGRDPGTLRRVLRINPRAGTGVETVADVPPCLDVARELGITEVLVDLHYVAKDVDHALELAAEFVHPR; encoded by the coding sequence ATGACGAGCAACCCGGGCCCCGCGACGTCCGTCCGTCGTGGACCGGTGAGCGGGACGCGGCTCGGGCTGGCGCTCCCCCAGTACGGCGCCCTCGCCGACCCCGCCGCCGTCGCGCGCTTCGCGACCGCCGCGGAGGACCTCGGCTTCGGCTCGCTGTGGGTCGGCGACCGGATCCTGACGCCCCTGGAGCCGTCTGACCTGTACCCGGGCGGCGGGACGCCGGAGCACCCGTACCCCAATGAGTTCGAGACCTTCGCGGACCCGTTCACGACGCTGGCGACCGCGGCCGCGGTGACCCGCACGGTCCGCCTCGGGATGAGCGCCCTGACCGGCCCGGTCTATTCCCCGGTGCTGCTCGCCAGGGCCCTGACCTCGCTCGACCTCGCCAGCGGCGGCCGGCTGGACGTCGGCCTCGGGCTCGGCTGGCTGCGCGAGGAGTACTTCGCCACGGGCGTCCCCTGGGCCGGCCGGGGCAAGCGGCTCGACGCGGTGCTCGACGCGCTCGAGGCGCTGTGGACCGGCGATCCGGTGGAGCATGAGGGCCCGCAGTGGCGGATCGCGCCGTCGACGGTCGGCCTGCGCCCGGCGCAGGACCCGCGGCCGCCGGTGCTGCTGGGCGGGTTCTCGCCGCCGGCGCTGGCCCGGGTGGGCCGCCGGGCCGACGGCTGGCTGGCCGGGTGGATGCCGAAGCAGTACCTGACCGGCCTCTGGTCGGTCGCGCTCGAGGCGGCCGAGAAAGCCGGGCGCGACCCGGGAACGCTGCGCCGCGTGCTGCGGATCAACCCGCGCGCGGGTACCGGGGTCGAGACGGTCGCGGACGTGCCGCCGTGCCTGGACGTGGCCCGTGAGCTGGGCATCACGGAGGTCCTGGTCGACCTGCACTACGTCGCGAAGGACGTCGACCACGCCCTGGAGCTCGCGGCCGAGTTCGTCCACCCGCGGTAG
- a CDS encoding SGNH/GDSL hydrolase family protein codes for MAKNSGGGCLVVVLVVGLLAFGYYKWHHGSSSAPPDTGADTGGGTGRYVALGDSYTSSPHNGRRAGTPAGCERSLDNYPHVLSAKLKPAELADVSCSGATTGNLTAAQKTPNGTNPPQLDAVNAKTTLVTLGIGGNDVGFISLASSCATAHRSGSPCKDRLTAGGHDQLAERIDATAPKVGAVLDRIHVKAPEAKVVVVGYPTVLPDGDGCWPVLPVGAGDVDYFRGALGKLNKMLEDQADAHHAGYADTATPSKGHDVCSASDTRWVEGLIPTSPTAPLHPNARGAQGMADAVLGVLKLP; via the coding sequence GTGGCGAAGAACAGCGGGGGCGGCTGCCTCGTCGTGGTACTCGTGGTCGGGCTCCTGGCGTTCGGGTACTACAAGTGGCACCACGGATCTTCGTCGGCGCCGCCGGACACCGGCGCGGACACCGGGGGCGGCACCGGCCGCTACGTCGCGCTGGGCGACTCCTACACGTCGTCGCCGCACAACGGCCGGCGGGCCGGGACCCCGGCGGGCTGCGAGCGTTCCCTCGACAACTACCCCCACGTCCTCTCGGCGAAGCTGAAGCCCGCCGAGCTCGCCGACGTCAGCTGCAGCGGCGCGACGACCGGGAACCTGACCGCCGCGCAGAAGACGCCGAACGGCACGAACCCGCCCCAGCTGGATGCGGTGAACGCGAAGACGACGCTGGTGACGCTCGGCATCGGCGGCAACGACGTCGGCTTCATCTCCCTGGCGTCGTCCTGCGCGACGGCGCACCGGTCCGGGTCGCCGTGCAAGGACCGGCTGACCGCGGGCGGGCACGACCAGCTCGCCGAGCGGATCGACGCGACCGCGCCGAAGGTGGGCGCGGTGCTGGACCGGATCCACGTAAAGGCCCCGGAGGCGAAGGTGGTCGTCGTGGGCTACCCGACGGTGCTGCCCGACGGCGACGGCTGCTGGCCGGTCCTCCCGGTGGGCGCCGGCGACGTCGACTACTTCCGCGGCGCGCTCGGCAAGCTGAACAAGATGCTCGAAGACCAGGCCGACGCCCACCACGCCGGCTACGCGGACACGGCCACGCCCAGCAAGGGACACGACGTCTGCTCGGCGTCCGACACACGCTGGGTGGAGGGGCTGATACCCACCTCGCCCACCGCGCCGCTGCACCCCAACGCCCGCGGGGCGCAGGGCATGGCCGACGCCGTGCTGGGCGTCCTGAAGCTGCCCTAG